A section of the Bombus huntii isolate Logan2020A chromosome 5, iyBomHunt1.1, whole genome shotgun sequence genome encodes:
- the LOC126865970 gene encoding uncharacterized protein LOC126865970, translating into MTYSMRYYLCLAIVVVCEAARIPRVTEQPYFPNFQDIYPNRNYQTESVNNHDDGPFFGNYRAHEGNAAIGNEFYDHRTPIGGRANFVHHLTRVPFEEFRGRDAVPRHYDRFNHAINYDYQL; encoded by the exons ATGACATACAGTATGAGATACTAC TTGTGTCTCGCGATCGTTGTCGTTTGCGAAGCGGCAAGAATACCCAGAGTAACCGAACAACCATATTTTCCGAATTTTCAAGACATTTATCCGAATCGTAATTATCAAACTGAGTCGGTGAATAACCACGATGATGGGCCATTTTTTGGAAACTATAGAGCGCACGAAGGGAACGCAGCTATAGGAAACGAGTTTTACGATCATCGAACTCCCATCGGTGGCCGAGCAAATTTTGTTCATCATCTCACAAGAG TTCCGTTCGAAGAATTTAGAGGCCGAGACGCAGTTCCCCGGCATTATGATCGATTTAACCATGCGATTAATTACGATTATCAGTTATAA